Genomic window (Acomys russatus chromosome 2, mAcoRus1.1, whole genome shotgun sequence):
aataaacacacatacacatacacacacatctgccgTTTGCCTTGGGGCTTCTTGATCACTGGTCTTCTGTTtggtaaaatatatgaaaaagcaATTTGGAAGGACAAGTGTAGATGCCATTGGCTGTGATATGAGTTTGTGCTGAATTAGCAaactcagagacagagatattGATCTTCAACGTTATCCTACCTGATTggttaaaaaataatgaagacgCTCTTTGGCCTCGGCGGCAGAAGCAAGATGATGAAAGGGTCGTCATCCTTTGGGAAGTGTCGCAATAAGACGCACACGTTGTGCCGCCGCTGTGGCTCCAAGGCCTACCACCTTCAGAAGTCGACCTGTGGCAAATGTGGCTACCCTGCCAAGCGCAAGAGAAAGTATAACTGGAGACACCTAAAAATTGTCCACAGAACGTTCAGACATGGATTCCGTGAAGGGACAACGCCTAAACCCAAGAGGGCAGCTGTTGCAGCATCCAGTTCATCTTGAAGATTTCAAgcagtcataaaataaatgctctggtttcaaaaaaaaaaaaaaatgtagaagaatACCTACCTGGAGAAGGGTTTAAGAAAATGTGCATTTTCATATGGCGCGTGGAAAACATAATTGGATTCTCTTATTCAGAAGGAAACTTAGACTGTATCACAGATCCATTTCCATCTGTCAATTTTACTTGCAGTATTTTatcaagaagaaattaggaaaaatgtGCATGGGTAGTTAAAGAGTTGCTTGTGGCAGTTTTAAGCTGGGAAGCGTGCATCTATGCAGTCACATAGTATACTTATTTCTATCCTTTTAAAGCGTTTCCTCAGTCCAGGCACTGTACTAAGCAGATGCAGTAGCTTTCACATCAATAACTGAGGCTGAGTGTGATGGTATAAGCCAAGAAAAGGCAggggcagatctttgagtttgaggctaacctgctACACATGGAGTTCCAtaccagtcaaggctacatactAAGAACATACCTCAAACAAAATCAATACTCAAAAGCTGCATAGAAAGGATGTGAtgtgtaatttgtttttttctgacatAACATTTTGAttgattattttggaattttacaTCATGTACCTCTAGTGCACTCACTTCCTAGTCATCCAGGTCTGCTGCTCAACCTGCTCGTCTCTCcccagaagaaggaagaaaaggaggaagaggagggagaagaagaaagaaggaagaaaaaaaagagggagaaggaggaagaggaaaaaaaagaaggaaaagaaaaacagttcagCTTGTGTTGCCCATgtattcactggagcatggtcaaactcccagtggccagccctgtGAAGAAACCGAGTCCCTCCCCACCTGCATACCCACTGTGTGTGCCATTGATTGTGGAGCACTACACTTCAGtgtccttatcacaattttttaGAGTTCTCTTTGGTGGtttcctgtctaggctgttacttttttgGGACAGGTTGGGTAGGTGAGTGTCTTAGGTAGTTAGGGTCTCCATTTGCTgtcaagagacaccatgactatggcaactcgtataaaagaagacatttaattagggctgccttacatttcagaagtttagtccattgtcatcatggtgagaGGCATGGAAGTGtctaggcagacatggtgctggagaaggagctgagagttctgtatcttgatctgaaggcagcaaggGGACCGTCTCAACACTGGGTATAGCTTAAGCACAAAAGACCTtaaagccacacctactcaaacaaggccacacctcctaatagtgccactccctctgagccaagcattcaaatagtgccactccctctgagccaagcattcaaacacatgagtctatggggttATCCAAACCACCGAATTCCACTCTCTGGATCCCATAGGCGTGTAGCCATAAcaaaatgcaaaatgcatttagtacAACTTCACAAGTctccatagtctatcacagtttCAACAAtgcttaaaagtccaaagttcaaagtctcttctgagattcatgcaacCTCTTATCTGTAATCccctataaaaatcaaaattaaaaagacaggTTGTGGAGGTACGCTGAGTGGatataacaactgtcaataaagcgctgtttagccaatcagctgggcagaaggacagggagCGGAAGGCGGGACCTCCTGGAGGGGAGTGAGAAGGTTTATCAGTTGAAGAGAGAGATGGTTGACTCGGAGGAAGACAAAGGGAAAATGGCCGGACGAGCATCTaagtggcaaatgcttggggaatatgtattatatatcagtttacAGTAAtttgtttaccatagtttaggagtagatttgtattagtttagattctgcccagcatagagCTGACAGCCTAAAAGTGCGCTTTAGACTCTGTGTCTTCTTCAGACTCTGTATCATTTATTAGCTACCATAGGCCGAACCAATACAATTCTATTGTAACAGCAGGTCACATACTTTCaacacaggatatacattactgTTCCAAAATGGAAGGGAGCATGGTGAACAAAGCAAGACGGAAAAGCAGCAGGGAAAATTGCAAGCTGTGCATCTCCCTGTGTGATGTCAAAATGCTCTTCgaatctccaactcctttcagctttgttgactataacatacttctttctcttgcctgGATCCTCCACTCGCTGTTAACACCTTTCCTCGCCAGGTATCCCCATGGCTCTGGACTAACCTCCTGGTGTCTCCAAGGCAATCctggcttcactttcacagcttcacacaatggcctctctgggcctccaggcAGCACCACCCCTggcacatgcctggcctcagctgCTTTCCTTAGTCTGGGAGGGAGATTTGACAACCTCTATCTTCTCTCCTTGACTCTAtagccagaaccatgtggctgccaagttctgctgcttgctggggctggaccATGGCCCTCTCTTTCAATTGCAACTTCACCAGCTTTCTGCTTTCCATGGTTTCCTCCTATGCCTAaggcttagctgtcctggaacttgctctgtagaccaggctgcccttgaactcagagatctgcatgcctctatcttttgagtgctgggattaaaggcgtgtaccactctgactggacctaaacttttctttaattccttttcacaagatggaagctCAACTGGGTGGGATCTTGCCCTGGGGTCACCACTCCCTTAATTCTAAGTATGTATTAGAGAGAtgggagaaaaagggaagaggaatggtttgagcactatgaagagaggcagaactgaagaTGAGATGGGAGAGAAATAGCCTGAAGGGAGTAGCCTGCCTGGTCACTTGATAAAGTATCGGCCCATGTGGTTATGACTGGGTCTGCGGCTGTGCAGCATCCAGGGTCTGTACCAATGTCCATGGCTTATATTActaccaaaggccatgcagacaTGCCTGGTCTAGGCTGCTGCCTGGGACTatgttgatgtccaagggctgTAGAGAACTGGCCCTGTCCATCATTGGCTGCAGCACTTCGGAGAGCAGTCCCTATACCACACCTGcgtagcacagtagagctgaccctgatggCCAGGGcatgggtgagctggccccaagaCTGTGAGCACAGCAGAGCTTGCCCCATCTGATGGGAgttggtgtgggtgcaggagagaaGCCACTACCcgtggcaggcaggagagagtgATCCCAAGGTCATGAGAGCCAGTAAGCTGGACCCATCCCTCACTGGCTGTAGTTCTGGAGAGTGGGCCCGGAACCTCACCTGTGGAGCTCAGCAGAGCTGGCGCTAGtggtgggagggtagggggagttgctggtgagccagccctgagctAGACCTGCTTCTTGTTAGctgtggcattgggtgagctagctggagcagtgctggagagcttgctctGGTAGTGTGGATGTGGGAGAATTGGTAGGCTGGCCAACTCAGCTAACACTCAACCCCAGATCCATAGCTTTGATTTAGCCCACTTCAACATTGACCCTTTCTATGAACTCCTAGAGGGGTGAGGGGCCAGTCCTAAAGATCCAAAGCTGCActatctccatgacacaggccaACAACAGGATATTTGAGGGGATTCCTGATGAGATTCTAGTATTgctagtgtagcagaagccagaggcttggaaccagaccaatgactcattgtaatgaacatgtgcaagtaaagatgtgtggacaaatgggtaCACCGtatgacacactgtgacacactgaaGCTTCCGTGATgagatggttttgttttcttttattctttttttaagttataatttttaatattttggggggagggttgcaAGAGTGGATGTGGGATACTAAGGCATCAGGAGACGAGTGGGCctggggtgcatgatgggaaattcacaaagataaaaaaagaaaaaaaaaagtttccttgcTCTTTACAGTCAGCAGGAGCTGGGATCGTGGATTTCTACAAGGTCTTTTGTGTCAGCATGTGCTGTGGACCTCTGCGTGGTGTCCAGTGGCTGTGCAGACCAGAGACACCAACATGGGCTTCCTGTGGTAGCACAGAATAAAGACATCTATCTGGCCTCCCGTGGCAGCCCACAGCTGGAATAGCCACATGATGCTTCAACACAGCCTGGGTTAGTGGACCACAGACAACTACATGGCCTCCGGGGGCAGCGTACGTTCTAGAGATCTTTCAAGGAGGTCCAATCCAGAAAACAAACTGTTCTTCATCTTGGACATCCTGTCATTGCTCAGAACCAGGGCAAATTACGCAGGGGCTGTGTCTGCACAAGCTCCATGCTGCTGCACACCTCCCTGTCAGCCCTACTCAGCAATGACATGTTCCCCCATCCACCACAGCCTTTTCTAATGCCTGTCACAGCCATTGTGCTTCTAGTTGTCCCTTTCTTCACTGCATACCCAACACTTCATCTTGCCCACCTCTCTGTCACATATTTGTTCATTGTAGTGGCATTGGAAAcagcagtgtgtcacacagtatcattgccacacacacagacctgaACGCCTTCACATAGACATATTCACTGCAATGAGTggttggtctggttcaaggtttcTGGTTTCAACTGAAGTGTAATTTGTTAAAGGCCACACAGTTAAGCATGTACAAATCTTATTCTTGTTGTAATGTTAATGTTGTAAATATCCTGCATCCTGAAGACGTGTGTATAGTGATATAAAGAAATATGCTGCTACATTAAaaatggttgttttttttttcttctaatagatacAAGAGTATTTAGACTTTCTGCTGAACCATCGTTTTCCAGGAATGAGTTTGTTTCATTTATCACTTACAAATTCATTGACAGAAGTTGTTAATATCTCATTATGGTTGAATATTTCTAGAACCTCTATGCTTTTTATGCCcagattttgctttttaattttagtttattgctttatgtgttaaaattttagccattgagaatttcataggtGTATGAAATTCCCCTTCCAGCCCTCCTAACTTCACATCTCCTGCTCCTTTCCCTACCCCAGCAGATCATTAAGGGCTGTTCAGGTAAGCAGCAGTGTGGGCCTTGGCTACTAAGGCTATGCGGTGTGACTTCGTTGTATTCCTTGGCTTCTGAATGCCAGGATACCTTTGCCATCTGAGCTGTAGTGCTTATAATGGGGTCATGCAGTGGACTGCAGGCAACCCACCAGTGGCCACACCctccaaagaaaaaaagatgtcttcCCCTTTGCAGTCATcaactgccagtagctcctcCTGTAGGGGCAGGGCCTTGTGAATCCCTCCCCATTCGTGGGGCAGGGCCTGTGAATCCCTCCCCATTGGTTGTATGGGTTACTGGTTGGCTTGATCTGTGCTTGATCTGTAGCCACAGATGTTAATCTTTCTCTATTAGTTTTGATTTCTCTCTGGGGGTGGATGAGGTTTGTTAATTTCATCTGGGCTTTCAGAGAATGATCTTTTTTCTATGTTGTCACCTCACATTAAGGTTAGCTTGTATTTGTTAAATTTCTGACAGCATCTGtatcatttcctctttctgtggATTTGATTTGATACCCCCTTCTCATTCTAACTCCGTACGATGAGCGCTAAGACATCTGATACATTTAACATCTCTCATTTTCCTAATATGTTACAACCATAACCCTTCTTGATGAGACATTAGTTTTTGTTGGgattcagacccaggacaagtGATTGAGGTGCCTATTTAGCACACCAAAGAGGACGTTGGCCTCcgggttctcccagcatccttcagtcctTACCTGAACTTTTCAGGCCAGGGGCTTCCTCTCACCCAGAGGTTTTTCAcaatataatccagacattttggttccctctctctct
Coding sequences:
- the LOC127206942 gene encoding 60S ribosomal protein L37-like, which encodes MMKGSSSFGKCRNKTHTLCRRCGSKAYHLQKSTCGKCGYPAKRKRKYNWRHLKIVHRTFRHGFREGTTPKPKRAAVAASSSS